GAAACAACAAAGGTACTGCCAAAACCccctccttggagagagcgcagcccctctggttccccagcagtgcttccaccatggcggaggaaacactaaaactgatggcatggtggaagcagctgattataaaggggcgttgtcacgcagtgtatCCTGTTCAGAGGTGAAGCTATGCGCtttccaaggtgctgtcctgaaaggcgaagggagaaaaaaaaaaagggataaaactataattctgccactttataaaactctggttagtcCACATCTGGAgttttccatccagttctggtcaccagtcctccgaagggatgtgcttgagctggagagagtccaaaggtgggcaacaaatctaataaggggactggaggacctcaattacgaggaacgactgcaaacactaaatctattctcgctggagatgagacgctttcgaggagacatgatagcgatctacaaatatctcaaaggGGATCCCAGCATATGAACAAAactattcagtcccagggagtgtaaatggacacaaagccacacaatgagactggaggataagcggtttaaccttaaactgtgcagggggttcttcactgttagggctATAAAGattggaactctctcccacaattggtggtggctgcggggagtatggatatttttaaaagactcttagatgtacatcttaaaggacacaacatatagggatatgggAAAGCATTATAGACCCTGATACATATAcaactacacaggttgaactgaatggactattgtctttttttcagCTTTACAGACTATGTAACATGCAGTCAGCATCTTCAgcaggaaataaaataagataaaattcCTGTAAGCTGGGCATGGTCACAGATAATTAACTAAATTTAAAGCATGAAGTCTGATAGGACTGAGTGGTACTTTTCTTAGCTTACAAAAGGTTATTACAAATTTTTGCATAGTAATACATGCTTAGCAGATGGCTGTGATTAATGATTCAATCAATACAAAACCGATTTTTCTATGTTTGGTAAATACCGATTGGTTGAATTAGCCAATTATTATACCTCTCTTTCTCCCATTCTGCCCAGCATGGAGCCGCTCTACCCATGCTGCAGCTGCTAAATGCCTAAAATGAATGGAAAGCGAAGCCTCCTCATAACAGACGAGGTAGGCGAGTAGACTTGGGAATTCAGGTATTGTATTACAGAACTATGATATGAGAACCATCTGTCAATgtctaccaagaaaaaaaaagatattatatggCAGCAGTGCTGGATCCTGACATTTGTTGGAatgaatgagcaaaaaaaaaaataaaaaaatattcagaaGAAAGttacacagaaaaaaatacaaaactaaaaaaaaataaaaaacattagtaTTATTTACATATCAAAGTGGAATAAAGAACATGAGCGACTCCTGTAATAAGATTGCGATTTGCAAATTCTAAAATAAGGAGTAAAATTGGGTATTCACTCTGCAGTTTGGATACTGAAGTATCATCAAACAATCCCATCCATTTGAGTAATAAAACTTTCATGGAATTAGGAAATAGGGCAGAAACCAGTTCTTGGGCAGGAGGCAAGTCTGAGATGCGATCAATGTGTTTCCTTTTAAACTCTTCCACCTGTTCACTGACGTGAATATTCTCACTGTGGAAGCGGTCTCCCAGCCAACTGCTGACCTCAAACAGTAGAAGGTTGTCATACACGTTGGAGCCATCACAATGTGAGCCTTCCTTTTTCTGCAAGTGACTGGCAGTTTCTAAAAGTTGCACAATGCTTACAATCATCTTATCTAAGTACCTATGTCCACTAAGTATTTGCTCAACAACATCTATCATTGCTGCAGCTGTCTTCTTTAATTGTTCACTTATATCAACTGCCATTTTGGCACAGGTGACCAATATAGACTGAATTCTCTGCATGAAGAAGTCATTACTCAGCGTTTCCCGTGAATGACATATGCTAGATTCTTCTTCTTTAGTCATGCAGTAGTTGTGTTCTGCTGGAAGACTCCGAGGAAAACTATGCATGTCAAATAATTCTCTAGAAGAACAGCCTGATAACGTTTCATAGCAATCAACCTTCTCTGTCTGGTTATAAGATGGTATGGCAATTTTTGGGTCTCCAAGATAGTTCTTGAGGTCATAACATTCACTTAGAGGGTCATCTTTGAGATGGGACTTCCATAGCTCCTAGAACAATCAAATAAACGGCATAAGCTGATAAATATAAAACAGATATATGATAGAAGGGACCCTTGACTGGGTAGAGGAATTTTGGTTAGAAACATAATAAAAACCATGACTGAGTGGAGGTTATTAGGTCAGAAAAATGGGAGTAAACAGTGTTTACTTAACTAACTGttcaaaaattgagtttattttatGTACCATTTAAATAAAAACATAGTTTAAAGTTACTCTTGCCTCCTATTCTGGTGTTCCCCGTCGGCGATCTATGCTCCTCCTCTTttccgagtgccccctcagcaagctgaCAGCTTgctacagacacacacacagcatggctcggccAAGCCCTCTGCTCTCTCACAGGTattgactgacagtagcaggaaaccatggctcccactgctgcatgTGTGTCCTGTGAGAAGAGAGTGATGCTGCATTGaaaaaggactcaggtaagtgtcttattttttggggggagggtagAGGGTAGGTTGGAGGAACTGatattggaagttttttttttttttactttaaccacttgcttactgggcacttgaaccgccttcctgcccaggccaattttcagctttcagcactctcagactttgaatgacaactgcgcggtcatgcaacactgtacccaaat
This window of the Aquarana catesbeiana isolate 2022-GZ linkage group LG01, ASM4218655v1, whole genome shotgun sequence genome carries:
- the LOC141140100 gene encoding uncharacterized protein; its protein translation is MAAEVRGLQFSEWDTGKRRLRYLYLCPPGSFTLHKGQTHQNTMIPVFLGADVVSQTGVRTENHPKIHAKFAKKGLAARLTFSPDFRFERLRLPSGLNTLWFYSIQGLFKVAFDLYNREEQLAVIESLQELWKSHLKDDPLSECYDLKNYLGDPKIAIPSYNQTEKVDCYETLSGCSSRELFDMHSFPRSLPAEHNYCMTKEEESSICHSRETLSNDFFMQRIQSILVTCAKMAVDISEQLKKTAAAMIDVVEQILSGHRYLDKMIVSIVQLLETASHLQKKEGSHCDGSNVYDNLLLFEVSSWLGDRFHSENIHVSEQVEEFKRKHIDRISDLPPAQELVSALFPNSMKVLLLKWMGLFDDTSVSKLQSEYPILLLILEFANRNLITGVAHVLYSTLICK